One region of Aeromicrobium sp. Sec7.5 genomic DNA includes:
- a CDS encoding MFS transporter, whose amino-acid sequence MTRAPLPPATRPGSAWLVGVAIVLLALNLRVAVGSVGVVLVPLRADLGMSATVAGVLTTLPVLCFAVFGATTGRVVGRLGLDRTAAALLVVTGAGLALRPLVDAPVPFLALTVVSLAGCALGNVLLPALAKEHFPDRVPQISSLYGAALMGGATLGSVLTVPIADTFGDWRTGLGAWAVLALAALLPWLPLALREGRAGRIDRPRGPTLLRLARSPLAWSCALFFGLQSGQAYAQFGWFPAILVDAGLDSGTAGLAQGLIPAVGIPITLLLPTLIRRTGDRPVLPWVFALVTASGWLGVLLAPAAAPFLWAALLGLGGCAFTWVLTMLGRRTESAAGTAGLSAFAQSVGYLVAGLGPFGTGLLHDLTGSWDVPVTVLMVAALLLGPVGMLVARDRLLEDELERS is encoded by the coding sequence GTGACCCGCGCGCCCCTCCCCCCGGCGACGCGACCGGGGTCCGCGTGGCTCGTCGGTGTGGCCATCGTGCTGCTCGCCCTCAACCTGCGCGTCGCCGTCGGCAGCGTCGGGGTCGTGCTCGTTCCGCTGCGGGCCGATCTCGGGATGAGCGCCACGGTCGCCGGGGTCCTGACCACGCTGCCCGTGCTGTGCTTCGCGGTGTTCGGCGCGACGACGGGGCGGGTCGTGGGCAGGCTCGGTCTCGACCGGACGGCGGCCGCCCTGCTCGTCGTCACCGGGGCCGGACTGGCGCTCCGCCCTCTCGTCGACGCTCCCGTCCCGTTCCTGGCACTCACGGTGGTGTCGCTGGCGGGCTGCGCCCTCGGCAACGTGCTGCTCCCGGCCCTGGCCAAGGAGCACTTCCCCGACCGCGTGCCGCAGATCAGCTCGCTCTACGGCGCCGCGCTCATGGGGGGCGCGACCCTCGGCTCGGTGCTCACGGTGCCGATCGCCGACACGTTCGGTGACTGGCGCACCGGACTGGGCGCCTGGGCCGTCCTCGCCCTGGCGGCCCTCCTGCCCTGGCTTCCCCTCGCCCTGCGCGAGGGCCGGGCCGGACGGATCGACCGCCCGCGTGGCCCGACCCTGCTGCGCCTGGCACGGAGCCCCCTGGCGTGGTCCTGCGCCTTGTTCTTCGGCCTGCAGTCGGGCCAGGCCTACGCGCAGTTCGGCTGGTTCCCGGCGATCCTGGTCGACGCGGGCCTGGACTCCGGGACGGCCGGGCTCGCCCAGGGGCTCATCCCCGCCGTGGGGATCCCGATCACGCTCCTGCTGCCGACCCTGATCCGGCGCACGGGCGATCGCCCCGTGCTGCCCTGGGTCTTCGCGCTCGTCACGGCGTCCGGCTGGCTCGGCGTCCTGCTGGCACCCGCCGCCGCCCCGTTCCTGTGGGCCGCGCTGCTGGGGCTCGGCGGCTGTGCCTTCACCTGGGTCCTCACGATGCTGGGCCGTCGCACCGAGTCGGCTGCAGGGACCGCCGGACTGTCGGCGTTCGCCCAGTCGGTCGGCTACCTCGTCGCCGGCCTCGGACCGTTCGGCACCGGCTTGCTGCACGACCTCACCGGATCGTGGGACGTCCCCGTCACGGTGCTGATGGTCGCAGCACTCCTGCTCGGACCGGTGGGCATGCTCGTGGCGCGCGACCGTCTCCTCGAGGACGAGCTCGAGCGCTCCTAG
- a CDS encoding TIGR03936 family radical SAM-associated protein, giving the protein MSTTLEGTPNPEAPNPQLPIVQKLRVRYAKRGRLRFTSHRDFGRAFERAVRRAKVPIGYSSGFSPHPKISYANAAPTGAASEAEFLEIGLTRECDPEAVRAGLDSALPPGLDIVAVVPATPGTFADRLEASLWSIDLPGSTGLEEAAAAFLAAAEVAVERMTKRGLRDIDVRGAVGSLVVDGARVEVVVRSMIPTVRPDDVVGALRKFGAEVPGAAISTRVEQGPLVDGVVVDPLV; this is encoded by the coding sequence GTGAGCACCACCCTGGAGGGCACGCCGAACCCCGAGGCGCCGAACCCGCAGCTGCCGATCGTGCAGAAGCTGCGGGTCCGCTACGCCAAGCGCGGCCGGCTGCGGTTCACGAGCCACCGCGACTTCGGGCGGGCTTTCGAGCGGGCGGTGCGCCGGGCCAAGGTGCCGATCGGCTACTCGTCGGGATTCAGCCCGCACCCGAAGATCTCCTATGCCAATGCCGCGCCCACCGGGGCTGCCAGCGAGGCCGAGTTCCTCGAGATCGGCCTGACGCGGGAGTGCGACCCCGAGGCGGTCCGCGCGGGTCTCGACTCCGCGCTTCCCCCCGGACTCGACATCGTGGCCGTCGTGCCGGCGACCCCCGGCACCTTCGCCGATCGGCTCGAGGCGTCGCTGTGGAGCATCGACCTGCCGGGATCCACCGGGCTCGAGGAGGCCGCAGCCGCCTTCCTGGCTGCTGCCGAGGTGGCCGTGGAGCGCATGACCAAGCGAGGCCTGCGTGACATCGACGTGCGCGGTGCCGTCGGGTCGCTGGTCGTGGACGGTGCGCGGGTCGAGGTCGTCGTGCGGAGCATGATCCCGACGGTGCGGCCGGACGACGTCGTCGGAGCCCTGCGGAAGTTCGGAGCCGAGGTGCCGGGTGCCGCGATCTCGACGCGGGTCGAGCAGGGCCCGCTCGTCGACGGGGTCGTGGTCGACCCCCTCGTCTGA
- a CDS encoding Rne/Rng family ribonuclease, with the protein MLDEDSTPTSTPEQGGSTTSSSRPRRRAAARPAGPPAPVAGDLFATPGTTTPEASAPAADSTPEAVEVPKAGGTRTSSRAKQSGGRRTRKVPPPPPEAAAEPTPDEVDDEVELDDDLTDELTEAAATIADAADDEDDDGETSDGSDAGEVVVPGIGGLLFQAPQPVKAPARRQAQAKVHADDDEGDDAEPDTGGNRGRSGRDGQSGRAEDTSDSDDDTDSDDDSDDEDGGAAKRRRRSRGGRRRRKSGGGQQSSDDESSDDNDADNEADQADEGDSDDNGGSGTTRRRRSRRRASDGSGGGTSTDDPENTVVRVREGRTAEDEITGVTGSTRLEAKKQRRREGREAGRRRAPIVSESEFLARREAVDRQMIVRQHTGSGAGSAASTDTYTQIAVLEDKVLVEHYVARESQTSLIGNVYLGKVQNVLPSMEAAFVDIGAGRNAVIYAGEVDWSTLGNGKARKIEDALTPGQTVLVQVSKDPVGQKGARLTSQISLPGRFLVFVPGGQNNGISRKLPDTERARLKTLLKEVLPEDAGVIVRTAAEGATEDQLTRDVTSLKARWDDIERKVAAGRAPELLYAEPDLVIKVVRDLFNEDFSSLVVEGREAWDNISSYVGHVAHDLADRLTLWEPSDETAADVFAEYRVDEQILKALDRKVWLPSGGSLVIDRTEAMTVVDVNTGKFTGSGGNLEETVTKNNLEAAEEIVRQLRLRDIGGIIVIDFIDMVLESNRDLVLRRLVECLGRDRTRHQVAEVTSLGLVQMTRKRIGTGLLESFSTDCDHCKGRGVQLHAEPVEPRKDDGRRRGGRGGRGGAGQNGGGQNSGSQNGGGQNGGGQPKNGGNGSGGQSGGDSATADDAKDTATPDDASAGGSTRKSGGRGGRGRQQPAQDADPVADEASADALAAVDAPTSDVAAPEALAPESDETPAPPAPEPASDPGVTEPAASDDAPVLTEEGQAP; encoded by the coding sequence ATGCTCGACGAGGACTCGACCCCCACCAGCACCCCCGAGCAGGGTGGGTCCACCACCTCGAGCTCGCGGCCGCGTCGGCGCGCCGCCGCTCGCCCCGCCGGGCCGCCGGCCCCCGTGGCAGGCGATCTCTTCGCCACACCGGGAACGACGACGCCCGAGGCTTCGGCGCCCGCCGCGGACTCCACGCCGGAGGCCGTCGAGGTCCCCAAGGCCGGCGGCACGCGCACCTCGAGCCGCGCCAAGCAGTCGGGCGGGCGACGGACCCGGAAGGTTCCGCCGCCGCCGCCCGAGGCCGCCGCGGAACCGACGCCCGACGAGGTCGACGACGAGGTCGAGCTCGATGACGACCTCACCGACGAGCTGACCGAGGCCGCCGCCACGATCGCCGACGCCGCCGACGACGAGGACGACGACGGCGAGACCAGCGACGGCAGCGATGCCGGCGAGGTCGTGGTGCCCGGTATCGGAGGTCTGCTGTTCCAGGCGCCGCAGCCGGTCAAGGCCCCGGCCCGTCGGCAGGCCCAGGCGAAGGTCCACGCCGACGACGACGAGGGCGACGACGCCGAGCCGGACACCGGTGGCAACCGTGGCCGCAGCGGACGTGACGGGCAGTCCGGCCGCGCCGAGGACACCTCGGACTCCGACGACGACACCGACTCCGACGACGACTCCGACGACGAGGACGGCGGCGCCGCCAAGCGCCGTCGCCGCAGCCGCGGCGGACGTCGCCGTCGCAAGTCGGGCGGGGGCCAGCAGAGTTCCGACGACGAGTCCTCGGACGACAACGACGCGGACAACGAGGCCGACCAGGCCGACGAGGGCGACTCCGACGACAACGGAGGCTCGGGCACGACCCGTCGCCGCCGCAGCCGTCGCCGCGCGAGCGACGGCTCGGGCGGGGGCACCTCGACCGACGATCCCGAGAACACCGTCGTCCGGGTCCGCGAGGGCCGCACCGCCGAGGACGAGATCACCGGCGTCACCGGATCGACCCGTCTGGAGGCCAAGAAGCAGCGTCGCCGCGAGGGCCGCGAGGCCGGTCGTCGTCGCGCTCCCATCGTCAGCGAGTCCGAGTTCCTCGCCCGTCGTGAGGCCGTCGACCGCCAGATGATCGTGCGCCAGCACACCGGGTCCGGTGCCGGCTCGGCCGCTTCCACCGACACCTACACGCAGATCGCGGTGCTCGAGGACAAGGTCCTCGTGGAGCACTACGTGGCCCGTGAGTCGCAGACGTCGCTGATCGGCAACGTCTACCTCGGCAAGGTGCAGAACGTCCTGCCGAGCATGGAGGCCGCCTTCGTCGACATCGGTGCCGGCCGCAACGCCGTGATCTACGCCGGTGAGGTCGACTGGTCGACCCTCGGCAACGGCAAGGCCCGCAAGATCGAGGATGCGCTGACGCCCGGCCAGACCGTGCTCGTGCAGGTCTCGAAGGACCCCGTCGGCCAGAAGGGCGCCCGGCTCACGAGCCAGATCAGCCTCCCGGGCCGGTTCCTGGTGTTCGTGCCGGGCGGTCAGAACAACGGCATCTCGCGCAAGCTGCCGGACACCGAGCGCGCCCGCCTCAAGACCCTCCTCAAGGAGGTCCTGCCGGAGGACGCGGGCGTCATCGTCCGCACCGCCGCCGAGGGCGCCACCGAGGACCAGCTGACCCGCGACGTGACCTCGCTGAAGGCCCGCTGGGACGACATCGAGCGCAAGGTCGCGGCCGGCCGGGCCCCCGAGCTGCTCTACGCCGAGCCCGACCTGGTCATCAAGGTCGTCCGCGACCTCTTCAACGAGGACTTCTCGTCGCTCGTGGTCGAGGGCCGTGAGGCCTGGGACAACATCTCGAGCTACGTCGGCCACGTCGCCCACGACCTCGCGGACCGCCTCACGCTGTGGGAGCCGTCCGACGAGACCGCGGCGGACGTCTTCGCCGAGTACCGGGTCGACGAGCAGATCCTCAAGGCGCTCGACCGCAAGGTCTGGCTGCCGTCGGGCGGATCGCTGGTCATCGACCGCACGGAGGCCATGACGGTCGTCGACGTCAACACGGGCAAGTTCACGGGCTCCGGGGGCAACCTCGAGGAGACCGTCACCAAGAACAACCTCGAGGCGGCCGAGGAGATCGTCCGCCAGCTCCGCCTCCGCGACATCGGCGGCATCATCGTGATCGACTTCATCGACATGGTGCTGGAGTCCAACCGCGACCTCGTCCTGCGCCGCCTGGTCGAGTGCCTCGGCCGCGACCGCACGCGCCACCAGGTGGCCGAGGTCACCTCACTGGGTCTGGTGCAGATGACGCGCAAGCGCATCGGCACCGGTCTCCTGGAGTCCTTCAGCACCGACTGCGATCACTGCAAGGGCCGGGGCGTGCAGCTGCACGCCGAGCCGGTGGAGCCGCGCAAGGACGACGGACGTCGTCGCGGCGGACGCGGTGGCCGTGGCGGGGCCGGCCAGAACGGTGGCGGCCAGAACAGCGGCAGCCAGAACGGTGGCGGCCAGAACGGTGGCGGCCAGCCGAAGAACGGCGGCAACGGCTCCGGCGGTCAGTCCGGTGGCGACAGCGCCACGGCTGACGACGCGAAGGACACGGCCACGCCCGACGACGCGAGCGCGGGGGGCAGCACCCGCAAGAGCGGCGGCCGAGGCGGCCGAGGTCGCCAGCAGCCCGCCCAGGACGCCGATCCGGTCGCCGACGAGGCGTCCGCCGACGCGCTCGCAGCGGTCGACGCACCGACGTCCGACGTCGCGGCCCCCGAGGCACTCGCCCCGGAGAGCGACGAGACGCCCGCCCCGCCGGCTCCTGAGCCCGCGTCGGACCCGGGTGTGACCGAGCCGGCGGCGTCCGACGACGCCCCCGTTTTGACCGAGGAGGGTCAGGCTCCGTAG
- the rplU gene encoding 50S ribosomal protein L21, which produces MYAIVRSGAGQQKVAVGDVIEIDQVASAAGESLSLPAVLLVDGDAVTTDAAKLAKVSVTAEVLGGTKGKKIIIQKYKNKTGYKKRQGHRQKYTQVKITGIK; this is translated from the coding sequence GTGTACGCAATCGTGCGCAGTGGCGCCGGCCAGCAGAAGGTGGCCGTCGGCGACGTCATCGAGATCGACCAGGTGGCCTCGGCCGCCGGCGAGTCCCTCTCGCTCCCCGCCGTCCTCCTGGTCGACGGCGACGCCGTCACGACCGACGCTGCCAAGCTGGCCAAGGTCAGCGTGACGGCCGAGGTGCTCGGCGGCACCAAGGGCAAGAAGATCATCATCCAGAAGTACAAGAACAAGACCGGCTACAAGAAGCGCCAGGGGCACCGTCAGAAGTACACCCAGGTCAAGATCACCGGAATCAAGTAG
- the rpmA gene encoding 50S ribosomal protein L27 — translation MAHKKGAASTKNGRDSNAQRLGVKRFGGQEVNAGEIIVRQRGTHFHPGTNVGRGGDDTLFALSAGAVEFGTKRGRKVVNIVPSPV, via the coding sequence ATGGCTCACAAGAAGGGCGCGGCGTCCACCAAGAACGGCCGCGACTCCAATGCCCAGCGACTCGGCGTCAAGCGCTTCGGTGGTCAGGAGGTGAACGCCGGCGAGATCATCGTCCGCCAGCGTGGCACCCACTTCCACCCCGGCACGAACGTCGGCCGCGGTGGCGACGACACCCTGTTCGCACTCTCGGCCGGTGCCGTGGAGTTCGGGACCAAGCGCGGCCGCAAGGTCGTCAACATCGTCCCGTCGCCGGTCTGA
- the obgE gene encoding GTPase ObgE, protein MAIPSFIDRVTLQVSGGSGGHGVASVHREKFKPLGGPDGGNGGHGGDVILRVAADVTTLIDYHHEPKRAGGKGMPGAGSNRSGPNGDDLVLAVPDGTVVRDAATGEQLADLIGVGTEVVIAAGGRGGLGNAALASSKRKAPGFALKGEPGDELVVTLELKVVADIGLVGFPSAGKSSLIAALSRARPKIADYPFTTLVPNLGVVTAGQTTFTVADVPGLIEGASEGKGLGHDFLRHIERCAALVHVIDCATVEPGRDPLTDLDIIENELARYAEATETDLLDRPRLVALNKTDVPDAADIAEFVRADLVARGLRVFDVSAASHAGLRELSFAMADIVTSRRDAAPDAPPTRIVLRPRAEAGVDAEFTVVRKGPEDAPQWVVRGDKPKRWVRQTDFTNDEAVGFLADRLNRLGIEDRLLKLGAQAGDDVIIGGTGPEDDGAVVFDFDPQTPVGAEVLGPRGGDLRFDENDRRTNRQRRDDLAAKRAAEAAAREVRTAQPDQDYFEFYDLDGDADAARPEAAADPASSDEDVVTDRAGETEETDAR, encoded by the coding sequence ATGGCGATCCCCAGCTTCATCGACCGCGTGACGCTGCAGGTCTCAGGCGGATCAGGTGGCCATGGTGTCGCCTCGGTCCACCGTGAGAAGTTCAAGCCCCTCGGGGGCCCCGACGGCGGCAACGGCGGCCACGGCGGTGACGTGATCCTCCGGGTCGCGGCCGATGTCACGACCTTGATCGACTACCACCACGAGCCCAAGCGGGCCGGTGGCAAGGGCATGCCGGGTGCGGGCTCCAACCGCAGCGGCCCCAACGGCGACGACCTGGTCCTCGCCGTGCCGGACGGCACCGTCGTGCGTGACGCCGCCACGGGCGAGCAGCTCGCCGACCTGATCGGGGTCGGCACCGAGGTCGTCATCGCGGCCGGCGGCCGCGGCGGCCTGGGCAACGCCGCCCTCGCCTCCTCCAAGCGCAAGGCCCCCGGCTTCGCGCTCAAGGGCGAGCCCGGCGACGAGCTCGTCGTCACCCTCGAGCTCAAGGTGGTGGCCGACATCGGCCTCGTGGGCTTCCCGAGTGCCGGCAAGTCCAGCCTCATCGCCGCCCTGTCGCGCGCGCGCCCGAAGATCGCCGACTACCCGTTCACGACGCTCGTGCCGAACCTGGGCGTGGTCACGGCGGGTCAGACGACCTTCACCGTGGCCGACGTGCCCGGCCTGATCGAGGGTGCCAGCGAGGGCAAGGGCCTCGGCCACGACTTCCTGCGTCACATCGAGCGCTGCGCCGCCCTGGTGCACGTCATCGACTGCGCCACGGTCGAGCCCGGCCGCGACCCGCTGACCGACCTCGACATCATCGAGAACGAGCTGGCGCGCTACGCCGAGGCCACCGAGACCGACCTCCTGGACCGTCCGCGGCTCGTCGCACTCAACAAGACCGACGTCCCGGACGCCGCGGACATCGCCGAGTTCGTCCGCGCCGACCTGGTCGCCCGCGGTCTGCGGGTCTTCGACGTCTCCGCCGCCAGCCACGCAGGCCTGCGCGAGCTGAGCTTCGCGATGGCCGACATCGTCACGTCGCGCCGCGACGCCGCGCCGGACGCGCCGCCCACCCGCATCGTGCTGCGTCCGCGGGCCGAGGCCGGCGTCGACGCCGAGTTCACGGTCGTTCGCAAGGGTCCCGAGGACGCCCCCCAGTGGGTCGTCCGCGGCGACAAGCCCAAGCGGTGGGTGCGGCAGACCGACTTCACCAACGACGAGGCCGTCGGATTCCTCGCCGACCGGCTCAACCGGCTCGGCATCGAGGACCGCCTCCTCAAGCTCGGCGCGCAGGCCGGCGACGACGTCATCATCGGCGGCACCGGCCCCGAGGACGACGGAGCGGTGGTCTTCGACTTCGATCCGCAGACCCCCGTCGGCGCCGAGGTTCTCGGGCCGCGCGGCGGAGACCTGCGGTTCGACGAGAACGACCGACGCACCAACCGGCAGCGGCGCGACGACCTGGCGGCCAAGCGGGCCGCCGAGGCCGCGGCGCGTGAGGTGCGCACCGCCCAGCCCGATCAGGACTACTTCGAGTTCTACGACCTCGACGGCGACGCCGACGCGGCCCGCCCCGAGGCGGCTGCCGACCCTGCGTCGTCCGACGAGGACGTCGTCACCGACCGGGCCGGCGAGACCGAGGAGACCGACGCTCGATGA
- the proB gene encoding glutamate 5-kinase, translating into MSRVVVKIGSSSLTTPGGHIDPDRLESLVDAIAASRHRGDDVVLVSSGAIAAGLGPLGLPERPQDLATQQAAASVGQGALMAEYSSRFAVRGLTVGQVLLTVDDVTRRSHYRNAHQTFAKLLELGIVPVVNENDTVATSEIRFGDNDRLAALVAHLVHADLLVLLSDVDGLHTAHPSEPDSRLIPAVAGESDLAGVDIARVGSAVGTGGMVTKVEAARIATAAGIPVVLTRADRAREALEGVAVGTRFASTGKRRSSRLLWLAHASQTKGSVVLDAGAVRALTERGASLLAAGVTGVTGEFAAGDPVDLVDAGGTVVARGLVNFDSAELPSLLGRSTAELVADLGTDYDREVVHRDDLMILGPSR; encoded by the coding sequence ATGAGCCGCGTGGTCGTCAAGATCGGCTCGTCGTCCCTGACGACGCCGGGCGGTCACATCGACCCTGATCGGCTCGAGAGCCTGGTCGACGCGATCGCGGCGTCCCGGCACCGCGGCGACGACGTCGTCCTGGTCAGCTCCGGTGCGATCGCCGCCGGCCTCGGACCGCTCGGTCTGCCCGAACGGCCGCAGGACCTCGCCACCCAGCAGGCCGCGGCCAGCGTGGGGCAGGGTGCGCTGATGGCCGAGTACTCCAGCCGTTTCGCCGTGCGTGGCCTCACGGTCGGCCAGGTCCTGCTCACGGTCGACGACGTCACGCGCCGCAGCCACTACCGCAACGCGCACCAGACGTTCGCCAAGCTGCTGGAGCTCGGCATCGTGCCGGTGGTCAACGAGAACGACACCGTCGCCACCAGCGAGATCCGCTTCGGCGACAACGACCGGCTGGCGGCGCTCGTGGCCCACCTGGTGCACGCCGACCTCCTCGTGCTGCTGTCGGACGTCGACGGGCTGCACACGGCGCATCCGTCCGAGCCCGACTCCCGCCTGATCCCGGCGGTGGCGGGTGAGTCTGACCTCGCCGGGGTCGACATCGCCCGGGTCGGGTCGGCCGTCGGCACCGGCGGCATGGTCACGAAGGTCGAGGCGGCGCGCATCGCCACGGCCGCGGGCATCCCGGTCGTGCTGACGCGGGCGGATCGCGCCCGTGAGGCGCTCGAGGGCGTCGCGGTGGGCACCCGGTTCGCCTCGACCGGCAAGCGCCGGTCCTCGCGGCTGCTCTGGCTGGCCCACGCGAGCCAGACCAAGGGGTCGGTCGTGCTCGATGCCGGCGCCGTCCGTGCGCTGACCGAGCGCGGCGCCTCGCTGCTCGCCGCCGGCGTCACGGGGGTCACCGGCGAGTTCGCTGCGGGTGACCCGGTGGACCTGGTCGATGCGGGTGGCACCGTCGTGGCCCGGGGACTCGTGAACTTCGACAGTGCTGAGCTTCCGAGCCTCCTCGGCCGGTCGACCGCCGAGCTCGTGGCCGACCTCGGGACCGACTACGACCGCGAGGTCGTGCACCGTGACGACCTCATGATCCTCGGACCGTCCCGCTGA
- a CDS encoding LuxR C-terminal-related transcriptional regulator, translating into MTRTAARALLTGVTDPSGVAGPERPYVLFLARRYREAVALVEASTSTGHPVESAVRDLVAAACLARAPQHLDGPLPANPVDAAFVRYLRAETAMTAGRVAESERLAALAADATPGDSLWHLASRLVRARSLAFLGRLAEAQLEAGEVRRAMLRHGWAAPALVAEAVETFVAAHAGDVARVELWTEGLRLRVPSAQTFAEQMAYVLGALALSAAGRPTAAAELLFTSCGGQGVPELPLFARAYAVDVMVEGALANAQVAVAAEYVGLSETFEVADHPMANAALHRARARLAVVAGDLDAARSQAEVSGERAGDVGGALYVLRASLLRAVAEQASGDAAAATEAARLASEAGPDEVTAWFERELATWGASPRPVPGIGWDQLDGRRQLVARLAALGRRNREIAELLRVSVKTVERDVSEILRLLAAPRRVDLARLVPVGGGPVAAPRTALTARQTEVAALVAAGLTNAEVADSLGLSVKAVEKHVSAIFDRLGVDSRTAVAAVVLTGPASVPEA; encoded by the coding sequence ATGACCCGCACCGCGGCGCGAGCGCTGCTCACGGGAGTGACCGATCCGTCCGGGGTTGCCGGCCCCGAGCGGCCCTACGTCCTGTTTCTCGCGCGTCGTTACCGCGAGGCTGTCGCACTCGTGGAGGCCTCGACGTCGACGGGCCATCCGGTCGAGAGTGCGGTGCGCGACCTCGTCGCTGCCGCGTGCCTGGCTCGTGCGCCCCAGCACCTTGACGGGCCGCTGCCGGCGAACCCTGTCGACGCTGCGTTCGTGCGGTACCTCAGGGCCGAGACCGCCATGACGGCCGGACGCGTGGCCGAGTCGGAGCGGCTGGCCGCCCTGGCCGCCGACGCGACGCCGGGCGACAGTCTCTGGCACCTCGCGTCACGGCTCGTCCGGGCGCGTTCCCTCGCGTTCCTCGGGCGGCTGGCGGAGGCGCAGCTCGAGGCGGGGGAGGTGCGCCGAGCGATGCTGCGACACGGCTGGGCGGCGCCCGCGCTCGTGGCCGAGGCGGTCGAGACGTTCGTCGCCGCGCACGCGGGTGACGTCGCTCGGGTGGAGCTGTGGACCGAGGGCCTGCGGCTCCGGGTGCCCTCGGCGCAGACGTTCGCGGAGCAGATGGCCTACGTCCTGGGCGCGCTCGCCCTGAGTGCCGCAGGTCGCCCCACGGCGGCCGCCGAGCTCCTCTTCACCTCGTGCGGGGGCCAGGGGGTGCCCGAGCTCCCCCTGTTCGCCCGCGCCTACGCGGTCGACGTCATGGTGGAGGGCGCGCTCGCGAACGCCCAGGTAGCGGTGGCCGCCGAGTACGTCGGTCTCTCCGAGACGTTCGAGGTCGCGGACCACCCGATGGCCAATGCGGCCCTGCACCGGGCGCGCGCCCGACTCGCGGTCGTGGCCGGTGACCTGGACGCCGCGCGCTCCCAGGCCGAGGTCTCGGGCGAGCGGGCCGGCGACGTGGGCGGGGCGTTGTACGTGCTCCGTGCGAGCCTGCTCCGCGCGGTGGCCGAGCAGGCGAGCGGCGATGCCGCGGCGGCGACCGAGGCGGCGCGACTCGCCAGCGAGGCGGGTCCGGACGAGGTGACGGCCTGGTTCGAGCGTGAGCTGGCGACCTGGGGCGCCTCGCCCCGGCCGGTGCCGGGGATCGGCTGGGACCAGCTCGACGGCCGTCGACAGCTCGTGGCGCGCCTGGCGGCACTGGGCCGTCGCAATCGGGAGATCGCCGAGCTCCTGCGCGTGTCGGTCAAGACGGTCGAGCGTGACGTCTCGGAGATCCTGCGACTGCTGGCGGCGCCCCGACGGGTCGACCTGGCGCGTCTGGTGCCCGTCGGGGGTGGCCCGGTCGCAGCTCCCAGGACCGCCCTGACCGCGCGCCAGACGGAGGTGGCCGCGCTGGTGGCCGCGGGCCTGACCAACGCTGAGGTCGCCGACTCCCTCGGCCTGTCGGTCAAGGCCGTCGAGAAGCACGTCTCGGCGATCTTCGACCGACTCGGCGTCGACTCGCGCACGGCCGTGGCAGCCGTTGTGCTCACCGGTCCCGCCTCGGTCCCGGAGGCCTGA